From the Microbacterium thalassium genome, one window contains:
- a CDS encoding FAD-dependent oxidoreductase — MPDVAVVGAGPVGMLIAGELARRGLDVTVHERREAPGAGTRAIGVHAPVLAALERSGRTDALLAVAQRVPRGEAHADGRLLGTVRFDRLATRFPFVATLPQAATEAVLARDAPEPVRGVAVTGVSQVADAVRLTAVRGDGEIEIDAPLVVIAAGVSGRGLVYRIAGLAAHEYRDRYLMADAALPPRDDAATAVVHLDRSGVLESFPLPDGIRRFVAWDAPGGDPDPGARTARLQAALRARGEAHAADAVTHATAFGVRRVVAPRLRRGRVFVIGDTAHEVSPIGGQGMNLGLLDAAALAPLLADWSRSGVAPEPELRRWEESRVRSARTAARLAAANTALGRPLNPAMHRARKRALRLALGPATMSVFARAYAMGFDADA, encoded by the coding sequence GTGCCTGACGTCGCCGTCGTCGGGGCAGGCCCCGTCGGGATGCTCATCGCGGGCGAGCTCGCCCGGCGCGGACTCGACGTCACGGTCCACGAGCGCCGGGAGGCTCCCGGCGCCGGCACCCGCGCGATCGGCGTGCACGCTCCGGTGCTGGCCGCGCTCGAACGCTCGGGTCGCACCGACGCCTTGCTTGCCGTCGCCCAGCGCGTACCGCGCGGCGAGGCGCACGCGGACGGCCGCCTGCTCGGAACCGTGCGGTTCGACCGGCTCGCCACGAGGTTCCCGTTCGTCGCGACGCTTCCCCAGGCCGCGACCGAGGCGGTGCTCGCCCGCGACGCGCCTGAGCCTGTGCGCGGCGTCGCGGTGACCGGGGTCTCACAGGTGGCGGATGCGGTTCGACTCACCGCGGTCAGAGGTGACGGCGAGATCGAGATCGACGCGCCCCTCGTCGTGATCGCCGCGGGCGTGAGTGGGCGCGGCCTGGTGTATCGCATCGCCGGGCTCGCCGCGCACGAGTACCGCGACCGGTACCTCATGGCGGATGCCGCCCTGCCGCCCCGCGACGACGCCGCGACCGCGGTGGTGCATCTCGACCGCTCGGGGGTGCTGGAGTCGTTCCCGCTGCCCGACGGCATCCGCCGCTTCGTGGCGTGGGATGCCCCGGGCGGCGACCCCGACCCCGGCGCGCGCACGGCGCGCCTGCAGGCGGCGCTGCGCGCACGCGGTGAAGCGCATGCCGCGGATGCCGTCACCCACGCCACGGCGTTCGGGGTGCGGCGCGTGGTGGCCCCGAGGCTGCGCCGCGGGCGCGTCTTCGTGATCGGCGACACCGCCCACGAGGTGAGCCCGATCGGCGGTCAGGGCATGAACCTCGGCCTGCTCGACGCGGCTGCTCTGGCTCCGCTGCTGGCCGACTGGTCGCGCTCCGGGGTGGCGCCCGAGCCCGAGCTGCGCCGGTGGGAGGAGAGCCGCGTGCGCTCGGCGCGCACGGCGGCGAGACTTGCGGCGGCGAACACCGCGCTCGGGCGCCCCCTGAACCCCGCGATGCACCGGGCACGCAAGCGCGCGCTGCGCCTGGCGCTCGGCCCGGCGACGATGAGTGTGTTCGCCCGGGCGTACGCGATGGGCTTCGACGCCGACGCGTGA
- a CDS encoding UbiA family prenyltransferase — translation MGTIRALWGSSHPGPTLVVTALALALGWAAGLDPARIALLAVAVFAGQLSVGISNDAIDAPRDRRTARRDKPIARGDVSLRVVWAAAFLLLVAALAVSAVLGWRMLAAHALALGSAWAYNAGLKSTPASIVPFLVSFGIFPSLATLSAAEPVFAPLWAWIAGAALGAAIHLTNVLPDLDDDAVTGVRGLPHRWGPRASTVVAAAAVVAGAAAVLIGSAGGDLSAITPVSWVFFAAVTAVAAATVVLVILRSPSRTLFRLVMLAGLLLAAQLVATGSALVG, via the coding sequence ATGGGCACGATCCGCGCGCTGTGGGGATCGTCGCACCCGGGGCCGACGCTGGTGGTCACCGCGCTCGCGCTCGCGCTGGGGTGGGCGGCCGGACTCGACCCCGCGCGCATCGCGCTGCTCGCGGTCGCCGTCTTCGCCGGACAGCTCTCGGTCGGCATCTCCAACGACGCCATCGACGCGCCGCGCGATCGCCGCACGGCGCGCCGGGACAAGCCGATCGCGCGCGGCGACGTCTCGCTCCGGGTCGTCTGGGCGGCCGCCTTCCTCCTGCTCGTGGCCGCGCTCGCCGTCTCGGCGGTCCTCGGATGGCGGATGCTGGCCGCGCACGCGCTCGCGCTCGGCTCGGCGTGGGCCTACAACGCCGGGCTGAAGTCGACCCCCGCCTCGATCGTGCCGTTCCTGGTGAGCTTCGGGATCTTCCCCAGTCTCGCGACGCTCTCCGCCGCGGAGCCCGTCTTCGCGCCGCTGTGGGCGTGGATCGCGGGTGCGGCTCTCGGTGCCGCCATCCACCTCACCAATGTTCTCCCCGACCTCGACGACGACGCCGTCACCGGGGTGCGCGGGCTTCCTCACCGTTGGGGCCCGCGCGCGTCGACCGTCGTCGCCGCCGCGGCGGTCGTCGCCGGAGCGGCCGCCGTGCTGATCGGCTCCGCGGGCGGTGACCTCTCGGCGATCACGCCGGTCTCGTGGGTGTTCTTCGCGGCCGTCACCGCGGTGGCGGCCGCCACGGTGGTCCTGGTAATCCTGCGCTCGCCGTCGCGAACGCTCTTCCGGCTCGTGATGCTCGCCGGTCTCCTGCTGGCCGCGCAGCTCGTCGCCACCGGCAGCGCGCTCGTCGGCTGA